The sequence below is a genomic window from Candidatus Neomarinimicrobiota bacterium.
TGGCTGAAAACCAAATTGCGCAGTGGTCCCAATTTTCAGGATCTGAAACGTATTGTGGCCGACAATCAAGTCCACACGGTTTGTCAGGAAGCCAAGTGTCCCAATATTAGCGAATGTTGGGAGCGTCGTGCGGCCACCATCATGATCTTGGGAGATGTCTGTACCCGCTCCTGTGCTTTCTGTGCGATTAAGACAGGTCGACCATCAGCTGTAGATCAGGACGAGCCACGTCGCACTGCTGAGGCTGTTAAAAAGATGGGTCTTCATCACTGCGTGATTACCTCAGTTGATAGAGATGAGTTAGAAGACGGCGGCGCTTATATCTGGGCGGAAACCATCCGTCAGGTTCATGCTGAAGTTCCCGGTTGTACGATTGAGGTTCTCACTCCTGATTTTCAAGGTAAGGTAGATGATATCCAGACAGTCCTGGATGCTAAGCCTGAGATCATGAGTCACAATATGGAAACTGTAGAGCGGCTCCATCGCCATATCAGACCCCAGGCTCAGTATCAGCGTTCTTTGGATGTTTTAAGACAGTCAGTTGAAGCGGGGCTCCAGACCAAGACCTCTATCATGGTTGGGATCGGTGAAACCAAAGCTGAGGTCTTTGAACTCATGGATGTGATTCGGGAAACAGGTTGTCAGATATTCTCGCTGGGACAGTATTTACAGCCGACCAAAGAGCATGAGCCGGTCCATCGCTTTGTTCATCCCGATGAGTTTGCTGAGTACAAAGAATATGGTTTAAAGATTGGCTTCAATCATGTTGAATCCGGCCCCTTGGTGCGTTCTTCGTACCATGCTGACGAACAAGTTCTTCAGAACGAAATTCTTCACCCTCGGCAACCCACGACTTAAGTCGTGAGTTGCTTTCAAATGAAACAATCATTTTTATCCCGTAAAATGGTAGTTAGTGTCTGACAGAAAAGTCGACTTTCAGAAAATAATGTGAAAGAAAACGTTCAGTTTGCCCCGGCTTGGATCGGAGATGTATTCCGGGAGATTGTACAAGAAGGGATACTGGATGAAGTCCTTAATCAACCTGCCGAAAGCTTGTCGATAGCAAGTTTTTGCATGCTGTCTAACGGTGGATCAGGTAGTAGGCTGGAGAAATGATTACTTCAATACGTAGAGAGAAATGTTTTTCGGTTCAGTACCGGAATTCGATGAGATGCTTTCAGTCATTGAGACCTTTTAAAATGGATTTAATCAAACGACCATCCATGAGTAAATAAATTAAAAAAAATCGAAGAGTTTCAATCATGCCCTGGGTCAGTTTGAGGAATATCACAGCGTGCCGATATCCATTTGACATTGAAGACCTG
It includes:
- the lipA gene encoding lipoyl synthase yields the protein MVKKDREIMPKPTKPPWLKTKLRSGPNFQDLKRIVADNQVHTVCQEAKCPNISECWERRAATIMILGDVCTRSCAFCAIKTGRPSAVDQDEPRRTAEAVKKMGLHHCVITSVDRDELEDGGAYIWAETIRQVHAEVPGCTIEVLTPDFQGKVDDIQTVLDAKPEIMSHNMETVERLHRHIRPQAQYQRSLDVLRQSVEAGLQTKTSIMVGIGETKAEVFELMDVIRETGCQIFSLGQYLQPTKEHEPVHRFVHPDEFAEYKEYGLKIGFNHVESGPLVRSSYHADEQVLQNEILHPRQPTT